One window of the Halobacillus litoralis genome contains the following:
- a CDS encoding aminoglycoside phosphotransferase family protein, producing MKLALFERKVAEWAHNHAEELGLLRKVVTAEYIWNPGGFVNQSYKITDGKRWRHIKLARKENVPALKQWMQVNSLLMSDFKAPTLICEIKEELVPGYPYGLVFEYFEGKPLSGNDQVTESVLHKLQQLHSSSKMKEHLTRMEPITYADAFTKEYITRFQADLSIIESEKDLLSFVDEETLHFFHQEVDDLQERVCEDEAFRGLASDVVHNDMNWHNVLVDDAGGYRIIDWDDLTSSGDAAMDYSVFLWPFYQTAGWDFWREKVEGLAGEEILDRMHYYFKAKLLDEVIDVLADYIEAEELPEIKNFTQEKAMMTHLEALTKYKALYNGK from the coding sequence AAAGTGGTAACGGCGGAATATATATGGAATCCCGGGGGCTTTGTGAATCAGTCATATAAAATCACCGATGGAAAGAGATGGCGGCATATAAAGCTCGCTCGGAAAGAGAATGTCCCTGCTCTGAAACAGTGGATGCAGGTGAATTCTTTATTGATGAGTGACTTTAAAGCACCGACGCTTATCTGTGAGATAAAAGAAGAACTGGTTCCAGGTTATCCTTATGGGCTCGTTTTTGAATATTTTGAGGGAAAGCCGTTAAGTGGGAATGATCAAGTTACTGAGTCCGTTTTACATAAGCTGCAGCAATTACATAGCAGCAGTAAAATGAAAGAGCACTTAACCAGGATGGAGCCTATTACATATGCGGATGCATTTACGAAGGAATATATAACACGTTTTCAAGCGGATCTATCTATTATCGAATCAGAGAAAGACCTGCTATCATTTGTAGATGAAGAAACCCTCCATTTTTTCCATCAGGAGGTGGATGATCTGCAGGAAAGGGTCTGTGAAGATGAGGCTTTCCGGGGGCTGGCTTCGGACGTCGTTCATAATGATATGAACTGGCATAATGTGTTGGTGGACGATGCGGGTGGCTACCGGATCATTGATTGGGACGATCTTACTTCATCGGGTGATGCAGCCATGGATTACTCTGTGTTCCTGTGGCCGTTCTATCAAACGGCTGGCTGGGATTTTTGGAGGGAGAAAGTAGAAGGTTTAGCCGGGGAGGAAATCCTGGATCGAATGCATTATTACTTCAAAGCCAAGTTGCTGGATGAAGTGATCGACGTGCTTGCTGATTATATTGAAGCAGAAGAACTGCCAGAAATCAAAAACTTCACACAGGAAAAAGCCATGATGACCCATTTGGAAGCACTAACTAAATATAAAGCATTATATAACGGGAAATGA
- a CDS encoding YjzC family protein, whose product MADRYKTGEQAPQAGTYAFDGLVDGRKKDNVTEDEKHIELSNGDTFPPLRSSKEAAYWKKSN is encoded by the coding sequence ATGGCAGACCGTTACAAGACAGGCGAACAGGCTCCGCAAGCTGGAACATATGCATTTGATGGTTTAGTTGATGGTCGAAAAAAGGATAACGTAACAGAAGATGAAAAACATATTGAATTAAGTAATGGTGATACCTTCCCGCCACTTCGCTCCAGTAAAGAAGCAGCATACTGGAAGAAGTCCAACTAA